A segment of the Acidimicrobiales bacterium genome:
GTCGAGGCCGCCCTCGCGCTGGCCGACCGGGGCCGGCCCGACGACCTGCGCGGACTGCTGGCGCCGGCCCTGGCCACCTACGCGTCGGTCGGGGCGACCCTCGACGCCGACCGCGTCCGTGCCGCGCTCCGGGCCCGTGGCCTGCGACCCCCGCGCGCGACCAGACCGGCCGAGGGATGGGACGCCCTCACCCCGGCCGAGCTCCAGGTGGTGGCGCTGGTCGCCGAGGGGGCCACCAACCAGCAGATCGCCGATCGGCTCTACCTCTCCCGGCGCACGGTGGAGACGCACCTGCGCCGGGTGTTCACGAAGCTCGGCACGTCCTCACGGGTGGAGCTGGCCGTCGCCGCGACCCGGCGCGGCCTGGCCGGCTGACTGCCCTGCGCGTTCTCTGGCAGGTTCACCACCACCAGGGTGGTCGAGCTGCCAGAGAACCTGGATCCCGCACCTCGGGGCGGTGTGTGCCGGCTGCTGCAGGACATCGGGGTCAGCCAGCGGCCGGGATCACCGGCCGGCGATGGGCATGCAGTTCCCGGTGCCGAGGGTCGTCCGCTGCTGGGCGTCAGCGACCAGGGCGCACAGCTTGGTGGCCTCGGCCGGGGCCGTGCCCCCCTCCCACCCGACGAAGGGTTCGGCCGGACCCCAGTCGACCCAGTCGCCGGGGTTGGCGCTCTGCGTGCCCGAGTCCTCCGGGGCGGTGGTGTCCAGGAAGAACTGCGCGTGGGCGCTGCCGTCCGGGAACGGCGCCGGTGGGGAGACCAGCACCACGTTGAGCGGCACGAAGTCGGCCACGACCGCCCCGTTCTCCTCCCGCACGTCGGTGATGCAGATGTACGGCCCGCTGGCGTCGGGGCACTCGGGCGGCACCGCCGTCGTGGTGGTGATCACCACCTGCGACGTGGGCGACGTGCTGGTCGGCGGGGCGGTAGTGGCCTCTGCCGTCGTGGACGGGCCCGCGGCGTCGGTGGTGCCCGGCCCCGCCTGGTCGCCGCCGTCGCCACCCCCGCCCCCGCCCAGCACCACGACGGCCACCACCACCAGCGCCACCGCGGCCACCACCGCGCCGACCACGAGGGGAAGGCGCGAACGGCCCGACGGCGGGGTCGTCGGGGCGGGCGGCGCGGGGGTCGGCGGCGGGCCGGCGCCGGCCCCAGCGGGCGTGCCAGGGGCGCCCGGCGCCGGCGCCGGCGCGGGCGAGGCCGCGGCGGCCACCGCCCCGGCCCCGGCCACCGCCCCGGCGGCCGTGGCCGCCAGCGCGCCCGACGCATGGGCGGCGGCGATGGCGGCGCCGAGGGCGCACGCATGCTTGGGATGGGCGTCGACAGCCACGGGGCGGCGCAGCTCGGCGCCCACCATCTCGGCGACCATGGGGATGCGCGACGAGCCGCCCACGAGCAGCACCGCCGAGACGGCCTGGGGCTCGACGCCCGCCGAGCGCAGCGCCCGCCGCAGGGCCGCGACCGTGTCCGACAGCGGCGCCCGGATGAGCGACTCGAACTCCGACCGGGTGATGCGCACCTCGGTGCGGAGGTCGGGGAGGATCACCGGGATCGCCGCCTCGGTGTCGTCCGACAGCGCTTCCTTGGCCTCGGTGCAGTCCTGTCGGAGCCGGGAGAGAGCGGCGATGGTCGCCGGGTCGTCAGGATCGAGCTCCTCGATGGCACCGCCGAGGGCCCGGGTGACGTGGGCGAAGACGGCCTGGTCGAAGTCGATCCCGCCGAGCCGCTCGATGCCCTCGGGCTGGCCGAGCATCTCGAAGCCCGTCTCCGTCTTGCGGAGCACCGCGGCGTCGAAGGTGCCTCCGCCCAGGTCGTAGACGGCGATCACCTGCCCGGGCTCCACCCGCTCGGTGCTGGCGTAGTACGTCGCCGCCGCCTCGGGCTCGGGAAGGGTGACCACGTCCTCGAGGTCGGCCAGCCGGATCGCCTGGGCGAGCAGATCCTGCTTGTAGGGCCCCCAGTTCGCTGGATGGGTGACCGCCACCGAGTCGGGCGGGCCGCCCTCCTGGGCGGTGACCTGCTCGACGGTCCAGCGCAGGAGCTTCGCCATGAGCGCCTCGGCCGAGTACGGCGCCCCGCCCACGAGGATCGGCGTGGGATCCCCGATCCTGCGCT
Coding sequences within it:
- a CDS encoding Hsp70 family protein codes for the protein MGYQLGIDLGTTYTAAALFRDDRAQIVTLGNRAASVPSVVYLREDDEILTGDAASRRAVTEPDRVAREFKRRIGDPTPILVGGAPYSAEALMAKLLRWTVEQVTAQEGGPPDSVAVTHPANWGPYKQDLLAQAIRLADLEDVVTLPEPEAAATYYASTERVEPGQVIAVYDLGGGTFDAAVLRKTETGFEMLGQPEGIERLGGIDFDQAVFAHVTRALGGAIEELDPDDPATIAALSRLRQDCTEAKEALSDDTEAAIPVILPDLRTEVRITRSEFESLIRAPLSDTVAALRRALRSAGVEPQAVSAVLLVGGSSRIPMVAEMVGAELRRPVAVDAHPKHACALGAAIAAAHASGALAATAAGAVAGAGAVAAAASPAPAPAPGAPGTPAGAGAGPPPTPAPPAPTTPPSGRSRLPLVVGAVVAAVALVVVAVVVLGGGGGGDGGDQAGPGTTDAAGPSTTAEATTAPPTSTSPTSQVVITTTTAVPPECPDASGPYICITDVREENGAVVADFVPLNVVLVSPPAPFPDGSAHAQFFLDTTAPEDSGTQSANPGDWVDWGPAEPFVGWEGGTAPAEATKLCALVADAQQRTTLGTGNCMPIAGR